One Setaria viridis chromosome 3, Setaria_viridis_v4.0, whole genome shotgun sequence DNA window includes the following coding sequences:
- the LOC117847104 gene encoding isoflavone reductase homolog, with product MEKSKVLVVGGSTGFVGRRIVAASLAQGYPTFVLMRPEIGLDVGKLQALLSFKAQGARLVEASLDDRAGLVAAVRQVDVVVSALSGTHRSQTILLQHKLVEAIKEAGNIKRFIPSEFGMDPSRMGHALEPGRAIFDEKMELRRAIEAAKIPHTYISANCFAAYFCPNLAQMGTLLPPKDEVRVYGDGNVKVIFVDEDDVASYTIKSLDDPRTLNKTVYLRPPENILTQNELIAKWEKLSGNVIEKIYIPVDEFLASMKDMDIGGQIAVGHFYHIFYEGCLTNFDIGEDGAEATLLYPEVEYTRMDEYMKRYL from the exons ATGGAGAAGAGCAAGGTTCTAGTCGTGGGCGGCAGCACGGGCTTCGTGGGCAGGCGGATCGTCGCGGCGAGCCTGGCGCAGGGCTACCCGACGTTCGTCCTGATGCGGCCGGAGATAGGCCTCGACGTCGGCAAGCTCCAGGCCCTGCTGTCCTTCAAGGCCCAGGGCGCGCGCCTCGTGGAGGCGTCGCTCGACGACCGCGCggggctcgtcgccgccgtgagGCAGGTGGACGTGGTCGTGTCGGCCTTGTCCGGGACACACCGCAGCCAGACCATCCTGCTGCAGCACAAGCTCGTCGAGGCGATCAAGGAGGCCGGGAACATCAAG CGTTTCATACCGTCGGAATTCGGCATGGACCCATCCAGGATGGGGCATGCTCTTGAACCAGGAAGGGCTATATTCGACGAGAAGATGGAGCTACGGAGGGCAATAGAAGCAGCCAAAATTCCCCACACCTACATTTCTGCCAATTGCTTTGCCGCATACTTTTGTCCAAACCTCGCTCAAATGGGTACTCTTCTGCCTCCCAAGGACGAGGTTCGTGTATATGGAGATGGCAATGTCAAAG TAATATTTGTGGATGAAGATGATGTGGCATCTTATACAATCAAATCCCTTGATGACCCTCGCACCTTGAACAAGACAGTTTACCTAAGACCACCAGAAAACATCCTCACTCAAAATGAGCTGATCGCGAAATGGGAAAAGCTCTCTGGAAATGTCATCGAGAAAATTTACATTCCGGTTGACGAGTTCTTGGCTTCAATGAAAG ATATGGATATTGGCGGCCAAATCGCAGTGGGACACTTTTATCATATTTTCTATGAAGGTTGCCTGACAAACTTTGACATTGGGGAGGACGGAGCAGAAGCTACTCTTCTGTACCCGGAGGTTGAGTACACCCGCATGGATGAATATATGAAAAGATATCTGTAA